The sequence below is a genomic window from Mytilus edulis chromosome 2, xbMytEdul2.2, whole genome shotgun sequence.
ttcaatccgttcatgtccgttagacgtccaacggatgaaatgtccgttgaacgtccggtaggcgtccgttttgtacggtactcgtccgtttcgtttctgttgtgtatccgttacgtgtccgttatacttCCGTTGGAagtctggcagataaattcaccaacggacttctaccggacgtctaacggataaaacggacgttgaacgaatgtgaaacggacttctgccggacgtataacggaaaaaacggatgatgaacggatctgaaacggataaatgccaattgaaaatttcgcgtagGAAATGATAATTATTGGTATGTTAGCTTTCTTAATGTtcgtgaattcttattattcataatcgatcttagagtaagggcacgtcttcacaatcaagcagctcttattcaggccacaCACTGCCCTTTGGCctcattttgaagaacaaaccaaaataGTTACAGTTAGAATGATTACCTCCCCTGTAATGGCAGCCACCATGTAATTTTTTGAAGTCCGGGGAAAACAACAAAATACTCAATGAATATGTAATAGAAATACTTAAAAGATTGCAAATATCATAAACAAAACATCGTCTAGAGGTTTAAGTTAGTTCAAAGACATTTATTACGCAATTTTCAATCGTGGTATTGTGACATAGTTTCATCGCTTCATCGTTGATATTTTTGTGTACATGTtacgtcatacatgtacatgtcattcATAAAGGTAACATTGAAATTGACACACAATTTACTGATATCATCATGACAAGTCCTTCAAATACAACTATGGAAGATCTGAAAACCCTTATTTTGGCAGTAGActcaaaagtaaataaatttaATGAGAAATTAGatacaattgaaaataaattttcaaatctaGTGCAGGAGGTAAAACAAGATGTAAAACAAGTTAAGTTAGAGGTCTCAGAAACAGGTCAAGCATTAAAAGAATTAAGGCAAGATCACGATGAGTTACAAAGAGGGGTTGAGGCTATGGAACTCAATGTGCAATCTCTAGAGGTAGAGAAGTTTGAGTCAATGAGGCAGAGTTTTGAGACtgacatgaaaaatttaaaagagaagCAGTTACTACTTGAAAAACATGACCGCAAATATAACGCTTTAGTGTATGGCATGCCTGAAAAGAGTGATGAAAACATCTGGAAAGTTATTGATGACCTAAtgattaattatttgaaaatggaAAAACCTAAAGCAGAAAGTTTCCCATTTGCAAATGCTCATAGAATACCAGCTATGCAGAATTCAGGAGAGAAAAAACGACCAAATCCCATAATAATTAGATTTATACATTATGCCGATAAAGAGCTATTCTTATCTCATGGGTCACATTTAGCCGGAATGAATATCCGTATTGTAGACGATCTGCCTCCATGCATGAAGGAAGCCCAAAATGAACTTGCAAAAATTGCATAAAAGATTAGGTCAGATGAAAAACTAAAAACACGCATTCGTCACTTAGGAGTCACTGTGATCCTTGAAACACGCACTAGCTCAAGAGACCAGTGGCATATTCGCAAGCAATTCCGTTGTTGCTAACTTGCATAGAACTTTTATATACTCCGTCACATACTGTTATCACTATTGATAAGTTAATTGACTTTGcttcagatatttttttgtttgtctcCAGTAAAATACATATACTATGCTTGCATATTTGTACATATATCTACCATTTCTGatgtatttattatttcttttatacattttagaaTACTACAATGAGTGTAAGTATATGTGTGTTGAATTGTTCTTACGTGTGCTTCTATGTGCTTTTAGTTTATGAGCTGGCATTTGTTAAAAATCATGCAAATGAGCAATGGATTCAATCCTAAAACTATAAACCTACATGTAACTCTCATTTAAATAATCTAAAATATAGAATATCTCGAAACATGTTTTGTTTTAGACAAAGTTAAACAATTGAATATCTTTGGAGCGGTTATTTAGTTGTATTACAAATCTAAAATATGTGTCTAATCTAATTGTGCAGTGAATAAAACTATTTTAAAGTGTGTTCAATCGATTCTCTTAAAGTTGAATACGATCAGTTACTCTTTTAACCTCAATGATAAAAACCTATAACTGAGTAACACAGTGTCAGTGATTCATAATCCCATCCTTCTGTGTATCAGAATCGAAAGATTTTGGAAGACAATTTGAATATCTC
It includes:
- the LOC139510925 gene encoding microtubule-associated tumor suppressor 1 homolog, which codes for MTSPSNTTMEDLKTLILAVDSKVNKFNEKLDTIENKFSNLVQEVKQDVKQVKLEVSETGQALKELRQDHDELQRGVEAMELNVQSLEVEKFESMRQSFETDMKNLKEKQLLLEKHDRKYNALVYGMPEKSDENIWKVIDDLMINYLKMEKPKAESFPFANAHRIPAMQNSGEKKRPNPIIIRFIHYADKELFLSHGSHLAGMNIRIVDDLPPCMKEAQNELAKIA